In Pirellulales bacterium, a single window of DNA contains:
- a CDS encoding N-acetylglucosamine-6-phosphate deacetylase has translation MQPEPAYFDLQLNGYKGIDFNGDDLSAAALHEACELLRADGVGGVLITIITDALDRMAARLTRIAAIRVQDEVVREVVCGVHIEGPFLNEAPGYVGAHPPEHVQPADLEPMKRLLDAAGGLTRLVTLAPECDPGMRVTRFLSSQGVIVSAGHSDARLDQLRAAIDAGLSMFTHLGNGCPLLLHRHDNIIQRVLNLSDRLWVCFIADGVHVAYPALGNYLRCVGPDRAIVVTDGTAAAGLGPGRYTIGSQAILVGEELAAWAPDRSHLIGATATMPQVAAKLERDLRLSREAILQLTSVNPRRALKKPIGQGT, from the coding sequence GTGCAGCCTGAACCTGCCTATTTCGACTTGCAGCTTAACGGCTATAAAGGGATCGACTTCAACGGCGACGATCTCTCGGCCGCCGCCTTGCATGAGGCTTGCGAGCTGCTGCGGGCCGACGGCGTCGGCGGTGTGTTGATCACAATCATCACCGATGCGCTCGATCGGATGGCGGCTCGGCTGACCCGAATCGCGGCGATCCGAGTTCAGGACGAGGTCGTGCGCGAAGTCGTCTGCGGCGTCCACATCGAAGGGCCGTTTCTTAACGAGGCGCCTGGCTATGTCGGCGCCCATCCGCCGGAGCACGTTCAGCCGGCCGATCTCGAGCCGATGAAACGGCTCCTCGACGCGGCGGGCGGGCTGACTCGGCTCGTCACTTTGGCGCCCGAATGCGATCCGGGAATGAGGGTCACGCGGTTTCTTTCTTCGCAAGGCGTGATCGTTTCCGCGGGCCACAGCGATGCGAGGCTCGATCAACTCCGCGCGGCGATCGACGCCGGCCTGTCGATGTTCACGCATCTGGGAAACGGCTGCCCGCTGCTCCTGCACCGCCACGACAACATCATCCAGCGCGTGCTGAACCTAAGCGATCGGCTGTGGGTCTGCTTCATTGCCGACGGCGTTCACGTAGCCTATCCCGCGCTCGGGAACTATCTGCGTTGCGTGGGCCCGGATCGAGCGATCGTCGTCACGGATGGGACCGCGGCCGCCGGGCTGGGTCCGGGGCGCTACACGATCGGCTCGCAAGCGATTCTCGTCGGCGAAGAGCTGGCTGCCTGGGCGCCCGATCGTTCGCACTTGATCGGCGCCACCGCTACAATGCCGCAGGTCGCCGCCAAGCTCGAACGCGATTTGAGACTGTCGCGCGAAGCCATTCTGCAATTGACTTCAGTCAACCCGCGACGAGCGTTAAAAAAGCCGATTGGCCAGGGGACTTGA
- a CDS encoding glucosamine-6-phosphate deaminase, producing the protein MNVVVCESVKELGRRAAVDAAARLSAAIAERGAANMIAATGASQFEVLAALVTAERLDWPKVTGFHLDEYLGLPASHAASFRRYLKERLVDRAPFRAFHYIDGEADAVEECRRVGELIGRNPIDVALVGIGENGHLAFNDPPADFDTEEPYLVVNLDDACRRQQFGEGWFPTFDAVPSRAISMSIRQIMKSQAIVCSVPDRRKAEAVCAALEGPVTPLVPASILQRHPCAKIYLDPPAAELLRGK; encoded by the coding sequence ATGAATGTCGTCGTCTGTGAAAGCGTGAAGGAGCTGGGTCGTCGAGCGGCTGTCGATGCCGCGGCCCGGCTGAGCGCGGCGATCGCCGAGCGCGGCGCCGCGAATATGATCGCCGCCACGGGCGCTTCGCAATTCGAAGTGCTCGCCGCGCTCGTCACTGCTGAAAGACTCGATTGGCCGAAAGTCACCGGTTTTCATCTCGACGAGTATTTGGGCCTCCCGGCATCGCACGCCGCGTCGTTCCGCCGCTATTTGAAGGAGCGATTGGTCGATCGAGCGCCGTTTCGTGCGTTTCATTACATCGACGGCGAGGCTGACGCCGTGGAAGAATGCCGGCGCGTGGGAGAATTGATCGGGCGGAATCCCATCGACGTCGCGCTGGTGGGGATCGGCGAGAACGGCCATCTGGCGTTCAACGATCCGCCGGCGGATTTCGATACGGAAGAGCCGTATCTCGTCGTCAATTTGGACGACGCCTGCCGCCGGCAGCAATTCGGCGAGGGCTGGTTCCCCACTTTCGATGCCGTCCCGTCGCGGGCGATTAGCATGTCGATCCGGCAGATCATGAAGTCGCAGGCGATCGTTTGCAGCGTTCCCGACCGGCGCAAGGCCGAGGCAGTGTGCGCGGCGCTCGAAGGCCCCGTCACGCCGCTGGTGCCGGCCTCGATTCTGCAGCGGCACCCATGCGCGAAAATATATCTT